In Spirochaeta thermophila DSM 6578, the DNA window TCGCTCCGGTGAGGTGGATGGTGGAGGGGATCACCTCGAGACGATCCACCGGCGTCGCATGGATCGCCCGGGAGATCTCCGCATCTCCCCTCAACACCTCGTAGATGGTGGGGAGCTTTCCCCGGGCCCCCACACTGCTCGAGAGATTCGCCTGGGGATCGAAGTCCACGAGGAGCACCCGCTTTCCCATCTCGGCGAGATAGGCTCCGAGGTTCACCGCCGTTGTGGTCTTTCCCACTCCACCCTTCTGGTTCGCGAACACCACCACCATGCGGAAAGTATATCCCAGAGAAAGAGAAAATGAAAGAGTCGCCCCCTCACCTTGATAGGTCCGTCCGGACTCGCTACATTTGTATATAACGACACATGCCACGGAGGACACGACGAGATGACCAAAACGGACGTCGAAAAGGTGATCAACGAGATCCGACCGGCACTCAAGGCCGACGGCGGGGACATCCAGCTCCTGGAGGTGACGGAGCAGGGGGTGGTGAAAGTCCGCCTCACCGGAGCATGTCACGGCTGCCCCATGTCCCAGATCACCCTCAAACAGGGGGTGGAAGCGTATCTCAAGAGAAAACTCCCCGAAATCTCCTCGGTGGAAGCGGTGTAAACCTATACCTTATACCCCGCCCTGCCGATACAAGAACCAGAAGAAAGGGCCTGCCATGGACATGTCACATCTTCCGAAGCCAGTGTTTGCAGCCTTTCCAAAAGTGGAACTCCATCGACACCTGGAGGGAACCTTCTCAGGGA includes these proteins:
- a CDS encoding NifU family protein; protein product: MTKTDVEKVINEIRPALKADGGDIQLLEVTEQGVVKVRLTGACHGCPMSQITLKQGVEAYLKRKLPEISSVEAV